The nucleotide sequence ACTGTCAAACACGTTGTAATTGTGCGTCACATGCATTGTAACTACTTTCCAATTGCTATCAATTTTCTGCATCCCAAAGGAGAAACAGCCATGCCCCTTTGTCGTATCGCCGTTAGCTTCAATTCGCTCGTTGTAGAATTCAACCAGGCAGGAAGCAACATCTCTAGAGAAGACATGTATTTTAGGATTGTAAAAGTCCCATTTCAGCATCTTTTTTACACCTCCCGTAAAGTCCTTCCAAATGCCGTCAATAGTTTTGTAGTCGCCCCAATAATAACCATCTCCAAAAATGATAAAGTCATCTATGTCTGCATAAAACGTCATAACTGCTTTATAGTCACGATTTCGTAAGTCTTGCGCGTTCTTTTCGGCTCGTCTGATAATATCA is from Spirosoma taeanense and encodes:
- a CDS encoding nuclear transport factor 2 family protein, whose translation is MKRMTFLLSLLLLSGSKHCLCQPEKPLSAQEIAQIKNDIIRRAEKNAQDLRNRDYKAVMTFYADIDDFIIFGDGYYWGDYKTIDGIWKDFTGGVKKMLKWDFYNPKIHVFSRDVASCLVEFYNERIEANGDTTKGHGCFSFGMQKIDSNWKVVTMHVTHNYNVFDSTGAVRKWWLKYSPEARKK